DNA from Daucus carota subsp. sativus chromosome 1, DH1 v3.0, whole genome shotgun sequence:
TGTGGTATACTACTTTACCTCTTTTCATTTTTCCTCTAACAAGCTGTTAGCTTAGAAAATAAGGGAAAAAACATTTGGGTAAAACAATAAATTTACTCGTGAGTTTAAACTTTTGGCTGGAAAGCAATCAGACGTGAACCCCTCCCCTGGTCAGGATCTTGGAATTCACTACTTCCCAAATCATGAAAGCTAGCTGGTCCTTGTTTTACATAAATGTGATCCAAGAATATTCAATTTTTCCTTCATTCATGTTTCAACAACCATTCAATCTTTCCCCTGCTCCTCAACTCATTTTATTCGTACCATTACTCCATCACCATTTCATGCAACAATAACAAATTTTATCCTCAACCCGAATCAAAACTTCTTCCCTCTGTTAACCTCTTTTTCATGCCTCCTACCCGTCGTCGTAGTTCGACATTCACAAGGTCGGAAAAAGGTCTAATATAGCGAGATTACAAGTCGGAATAATTTAATTGCTGTAAAATTCAGATAATAATCGTTGATGCAACCCCTGGAAACAAATTAGTCACCAATATGCTGGATTTGAACATGGTCCAGTAGTGTACTGCTGGTCTACTGCACTTTCAAACACCAATAATACAACAGGTATCGTTGCACTCATTTATTATCTTCGTTCAACCTAGTCTATCATTGTTTTCCTTCACTTTTAAccctttttccttctttttctcTTAAATCCTCCCTCCACTTTCACTTTAGTTTTACCACTTTTACTTGTAATTTATCCTTCTACTAAAAGACAACGGTATCTCCACAAATACTTTAGATTTCTCAAATTGAATCTTCCACTTTTTACTTGGGGACTTCACAGTCTTCAATTAAATCTTATCGTCAAATTACATTTTACGAGAAGATGTAAATCAATTCAAGAAATAAAATTTACTCTATCAATCtgttgaattattatttttgtttttatttaattatatattttaattcaatttctttagaataatatttttttaactatttgATCAAAAAACgtacaaatatatatcaaaaatcgaACAAAATGTATTTCAAATTTAGGAAATACTACATTTTCGTGTTGGCAAAATGTTAACTCTTCATTTTTCTTCCAAATTATTGTTATGTGAGAAGTTTGGCTCGAGTTCAATTTAATATTGGATATATGAAACAAATCCCGGAAAAAAGAGAGTAAAAATGAAGATAACCTTTTGCAGACAGATCTGTCCTCTACCTGCAATATTGATTTACTTGCTACATAGTACAAGGATAATCTTCTTGGTCTAAAAGGCCAAACCATATCCTCTCTAACATACTTACCATATCACTTTTTTACTTACAATAACATGACAGACAACAGTGGGACTTCGGGGTGACAATTTGTGTCAAGTTACCATTCTACCCCTTTGTTTCTACAGAAAAATGAAACATTCCAAGGACACGAGTGGGTTTTCGATCAACTCATTGCTTGTCGGTGGCCACTTGCCTTCTTTATTACTTCCCTCCCTTTTTCTTGAATTCTCGGATAAGTCGGATCTGACCCGACCCGGTGACTTTCCTGTTCTTCTCACAGATGGGCTCCGACCCAGATTCTGTTTTGACCCGGCATTGTCGTTTCGGATGACGGGCGACCTTGACCTCCGGCGAGAGCTTTCTCCGGCGTCTCTAACGGGCCTCATTTCCTTCACATGACTCTGTTCGACCCGTTTGTCTCTTCCGGGTACGATCCGAACCCGATTCGGAGACGGTTGCTCGGGCCTCCTCGCCGGAGATTTCGCCACTCCCCTCTCTCTCCTCCCGTGTAATTCACCGGAATACGACCGACGCTTGAACTTCTCAGGCGACTCAACTTTCCGGCGAATTTCACcgatttcttcattttctctagAGAAGCTCTCACTCATAGAACTATAAATCTCTGAAATTTCAGAAACCTCTTCTGGGTTTTCAAGCTTATGAATCTTTTTGAAATGGGTCTCGTTTATTCCCTCAAAATCTTGATCATTTTGATGTAAAGATTGAGTCTTTTTTGGAGGCTTCAAGATTCTTGGAGTTGAGGGTCTTAGCTTTGGAGTCTCGGAGAGGACTTCTTTGACTGATTCTTCTAGTAAGTGTGGTGGTGGTGATCTTGGCAATGGTGCTTGGTTCGATGGTAAGTTTGATCTGTGTTTGCTTACAAAACAACCCATTGAGTGAATATGTTTGTGTTGATTTGTTTATCAGGAGACCAAGGGGAGCTTTGTCATGGTGATGTGTTGGAAGTTGTGATTGGGGGATTCTAGGCCGAAGAGGATGTCTTAATATTGGGAGTGAACATGTGAGCTCATGCTGATATATAGAGCAGTGTATAAATTACTCTCTCTCCCGCTTCATTCTTCACTGTTGTTTGTTGCAAGAAtaacacattttaatatttttataaatttttgtatattattgCAAATacttttatgaattaaaattaaacgtataaatttttgtttgaaaataaataattataatttatattttacatatttttgaaatatttgtccaatgataattattttataaataatgggACAgggtcaaataataaaaaataatattaaaaacgtTACTACAGTGTAAAAATGAAATTTTCTCTTACAGTTGCATGACACTGAATTATTGAtccatgaatgaaaaaaataatataaataacaagTATATGATCTACAGAGTACTCGTACAAGTCTACAACGGAAGAGGGTGCCCACCCTAAAATATGGGCCTGTTTGGGAATGAGAtgcagaagctgcttctagcttctgcttcttttgacccgtttgtgtaaaaaagtagaagcacttttaagaagctgagaatgctaacttctctcttacagcttttgcttcttttccaaacactttattaacttatttacttctcacttctactccacttctttaatataagcaagaagtcactttttttaagctaacccaaacggcccctatatggCAAGATTGGAAAATATTGAAAGATTGTGTCTgctctggaaaaaaaaaaataaagaggaGATCTGACATACGCCAACTCAACTCACTAACCCTACCATGACGGATTTCAGACCAAATTTCTAAATCAATATTAATAGCTTGGAACCCACCTTAAAATGGCTGAACCTGTTATACAATCTGTGCAAAAATCAAAGAGTGTTTGTGTGTGCAAAGCGTAGGAGACAGAATCGAAACGAAAGATATATGTAAGAgaatccgagtccagtgcgcaactgtctccttaaagcgtatttcgccctcaccgtatgtgatgaacgatcgcctcccaggataaaacggattaACGATGCGAGAAGCACCTTCGACGAACTAGAACAAGGTTGAAAACTATCAACGCGGCTAGGGTTTTGGACGTGAGAGGCTGTGTATTTTTTCGTGAGTGCAAACCCTAaactataatgaatatatataggcaatgcaagacttgtgcgctacgctttgtaattaattaaaacgcgtTAATTAAATTACacggttataaattaaatccgaaatcaaattgaattaatttaaaaccaaacaattaatccgaaatcaaatcggaattaatttctgtcaatttaattgagcccaagcccagtggaaaattaaattcagcagaactagtccgtaattcttcgggcccagattttgctgcattcgtgtccgcacacgcggaaaagcccgaggcttgcgaagccacgaaATTTCCCTCGAAATCCCACGATTTGCACCcccccctgcgcgcacgtaggtggtggagcataacacTAGTAACACATTTGGACACTACCAAAGTGTTTTGCTATATAAAGCCTTTAAAGGCTCTTTATTGAATCTATGTGGGATTCAAgctttttattccaatttttccactaccaaggaaacaactttggatcatcataactcatccattccttagtcgttttgagtgaataaacatgcattaGAAAGCTCTCTCagaggagaacataatccaagcataacctgccacgagcacgtagccgagcctcactcaaattggtgctcaaaatgacaaatttcCAACAGAACCCACTGCAATCTGCATGGTTATATTAATACAATATATAGAAACAAACAGTACGTACAAATGTACAATGTGCACATACCATTTGGTGCAGGTGATTAGTAGTACTACTActatttaaacaaaataatctAACAACTGCTTGTGTATTTGTCTGTGTATGGACTATGGACATGAGGTGATATACCCACCCAATAGTTTACATTAGGTTTAGTCATGAAAAGttaggaaatatgtataaaataatgaaaaataagaagaaaagtggatgaagtGATGGGACCGGTTAATTTTTgagtaaaaatagtgtgaaaagAGAGGAAAAGTGAGAAAATGATGAGACTCATTAACTATTTTAAgtaagttttgtaatgtaaagaaatgagtggaACGTCGAAAAAAAAAACGGTAAAAAATCTGATGGGGCGGATAGAGTAATAGGTTAGatttacgggggtgtattcgattgggattttaatggattgtttttagtctatgaattttaatggattgtatgggattttgattttatgcggattattgataaaatgtcacagagttgataggatttaggtacaatgcttcaaaatcccattgattttgatgggatttcaaaaaacttaaaatacaccgaagaatgtcacaaaatccatcattttatgaaatgaaaaaaaatccatcagcatttgaatacatcagattttaatggattttaaacaatctcaattgaataccatcggattttaaagcataatttaaaatcccaattgaataccaccagattctgtagcataatttaaaatctcaattgaatacctcaagattttaatggatttcaaacaatcccaatcgaataccctcggatttcatgaatgcaaaaaaatgctttgaaatcccaatccaatacacccctcttaaggTGGAAAATGAGTGCAACAAGTCATGTCAGATTTAGATGCAAAGGCAGTGAGGAGAAGTGTTTAGAGTGGCAGTGTAGTTTTCAGCGCTGCTGGTGCCGGGCGTATTGAATGAAGTTTTCAGCGCTGCTGGTGCCGGGCGTATTGAATGAATGAAGACTGGGTAGGTTCGGTTGGTATGTGATCTCAGGTTCAGGTTCATATCATTATATAGTCAAGACGAAGCACTCTAAATTACCTGTTTATAACAACTCGATCCGATATgtattaactaaaattttaaatataatataaaaaattatgtcttaATTATTTAAGACTTATTTAActataatctgaaacaaaatcagattctgaaacttgcttctaatatacctaaaactaaaaaaagttgttctaatttctgatattttttatccaaaaattctataaaattagaataatagtACAGAATGATATCACGATATGAGAAacgccacatacacgccccttattctcctttatataagtatattgattgatgattgattatgAAATTTCTTGGACTAATAATACCCTCTCCGTCTTCtttcttgatatataatttgttaaaaaaaattatacctaaATTAATACTTTTCTTTTTGGTTCTTAAAACAATTTTTCTCAAGATATATTAGGGCTTTCCTAATATTGTCTCAAACACACAATTTACTCGatacaattaattaaaacaactaTGATGAatcattataaaaataaattatttaactaaCTTTTcataaaacatgtaaaattaaaaaaaaaatctaatagaAGACCACAGgagcaaaatataaatactcTAAAATTTTTGGAGgagtaaaattataaattataaaattactaTATCATACAGCTGAATCATAGTAAACTCAAAAGTAATGCATTTTGGCTTTGATGAGACAAAGGGTCATGAAAATGGTGTAAACTAAATTCATTGGCTGACAGATCATGTAATATTACAATACATGTTCTTACATTTTTGACCAAGTGAACATGGGCATACATAAAACCAAATCAAATTGACCACATCTGCCATGCTGCACCCTAAACAAGAGCCAAAGTAATCCAACTTCACAGGCGAACCTAACTAAAATATCTGCGCAATAGtaatttataacaaattatatagTGTCAAATAAAACAGAAATGGGGGAATAAACCACATAATAATTGGTTCGTCTGAGTAGCAAACCGTCCAGATCTAATAATAAATTGGTTTGGATCTTACATTGGATTCTGTACAATTCTCGTCTAGTctttgtttttgtgtgtgttctATGTTTGGTTCCTCTACAATAAAGGGGGAGGAGTAATAAGAAGTAATAATAAGTAATCTAATAGTCCAACCAGATAGTTTGGCATGTCGAGAGCGATTTGACATGTCATGCATATGCAATTTTTCTAAATGtttagacttttttttttttgtcttaaAATGTTTAGACTTTTAAACGGGTCTAATATTTTATTGGAGAGTCAGAATCCGGGGTATCAGATGACGTTCaagttattttcatttttatttctcaagTGTGAAAACTATATGTTGGGTGCCTAGCTATCTCCTTTGAGATAtctattacatatatttataaaatttattggaaatataaaaataatgttcTTGATTAATCAGCTCACTTTTTTGTAAGAAGAATGTTATGTAGGTTTTTGAGTCGGGGTTCTACGTGAAAATAACCtatataaaatactttttaagttgGAAATCGGTTCTTCTTATACCTCATCTTCTCTTTTGTGCAACattcaattttaataactttatttaaGTCTTTAACACGACACAAAATTGTTCTACCACCTTTCAAAGACGCTTAGAAGCCCTTTTTGATCGCAATTTTGGTCCTGCGCGGTATATATTGGGTATCAGTCCAGGAAGTTTTTATCTTTTTGGGCCAATCGGCCCAAGTCCAACACTAGATTGATGGGATGTCATGTAAATTGTCAATTTCTGACATTTTCAAAATTCGAAAAAATGAATACATTCGGGCTGAAGCCTGAAGgcatgtactccctctgtcccattttaaccgcttttgacttttttacacgtattttaaggtgttaaaaaaatcacatctaaacataattattgtttataaaatttatatcaaataaaagtttagaatctaaatttttatttgatataagaattaaatctttttattgagcgtatatactatttttttacacctcaatatacgtgtcaaaaagtcaaacatcagttaaaatgggacagagggagtattatcttagtatatttatttgaaaatatcaacAACTTTAAATGCAATAGTTAGAGTTTATTTTGGTCAAAGGTGTCATAagtattatttaaaaaagataaaattatatattaatatttttgatgaccGACAACATCAACCCTCCAAGTTTAGCAACTTCAGTAGAGATACTTGGAAATTACATGCCCTATTGCCCTGtaagattatttaatattaatctgctgatctaaaaatataaattcaagttAAATAACTaggatataaaatttattattatttagttccgcaaaaataaaataatttcactCATAATTAGTTCACCCTCCTTTCTTGGTCCTTGCATGTCATACGTGCAGTTTCCCGCACCACAGACTGAGTCtgtatctaaaatatatatatagttaagttctatTGGAgcacaaatcataattttttagtttgatcttaTATAATATCtgtgattatccaaattttgatataatctatcatttataagttgtcttgtacaaatggttgggagcacaaatcataattttttagtttgatcttaTATAATATCtgtgattatccaaattttgatataatctatcatttataagttgtcttgtacaaatggttgggacacggagaccaagaaagtGTGTAAAAAAAAGgataaagttagatgaaaagtgggtatagtggtgggacccatttatatttaatactccctccgtcccacaatacatgtcactttgactttttgcacgtaatttgatgtgcaaataaaacatacttctatatattattttttaaattttctttttctgaataaaagtataacatccatatttttattcagaaaaagaaaatttgaaaaataatatatagacatatgttttatttgcacctcaaattacgtgaaaaaagtcaaagtgacatgtattttgggacggagggagtaataaatttgagataatggaggaaaatagtgggtgtaatagtgtttatattattatagaatgaagatagtggaagaatgtagttggtgtaatgatattttatattataaaattttactttttttagaATGTATATAATTGATGAGACGTCCCAAaagtatacaattcattgggacggagggagtagtagagAAGGGATTCAGCCAAGTCACCAGGTTATGTACGCGTGAAATTTTACCTGAAATCCGCGCCATGCAGCCTGAATTGAGTGAATCCTAatagcatctccaacggtgctactaaatcattttttaaacaataatataaaacgtgagaactccaatgctactctttataaatgagaggaaaaagttaactaaaagagagagaggattgaagagaaattaatataatattgagttaagagctactagatgctctttaaaagaaaggagagagagtaggctcctaaatttttaagagcactaaattttgatttgctcctaaaATTTAGACTTAGGAGCTTGAAATGCCAAAACCCTgatgaataaataaaaatattatgttttacatttatatttatctatAGTACTAtaatatactttgtgtatataagtttacaaacatatattagtaaataaatatttatatgaaatttaataaaaataactatatttatatgaataaatatatatctatCAAATATATGGTATTtggatataaatttatatatatattttatgttgctgggtattcaaaagtaaaaaccaatccaatattataattattagtaTCCTTTAGTGTTCATTACTTTGTTGTTCGTACAGCGAAAAGTAAATATTACTAGTAATACGTTGTGTCGTTAGTTGTTTTTAATTGTGTAAAGAATTTAGGTTGTTTTGAGAATTAAGAGTTAACTGTTAACggattgaattatatatattttttttgtcagagtCTATATAGGGATaagatcaaataatttttttttaagttacaaacttacaaacttttttttattctcccgtAATGTTAATACTTAATTATAGAaagtattcatgttgaaaattcttgaaaaaacatcacaatttttaaaaataacgcataaataaatcgcgcattcaacacatttataactggggttcaacatcgggtgttaaacactaattatcattatgttgaatatatctataatgaTACTTAAACTATATCTGTGGGGTTTAGGTAGGGTAtggaaacataaatattagttatataatatgtttaacttagttcttatat
Protein-coding regions in this window:
- the LOC108224070 gene encoding uncharacterized protein LOC108224070; this translates as MGCFVSKHRSNLPSNQAPLPRSPPPHLLEESVKEVLSETPKLRPSTPRILKPPKKTQSLHQNDQDFEGINETHFKKIHKLENPEEVSEISEIYSSMSESFSRENEEIGEIRRKVESPEKFKRRSYSGELHGRRERGVAKSPARRPEQPSPNRVRIVPGRDKRVEQSHVKEMRPVRDAGESSRRRSRSPVIRNDNAGSKQNLGRSPSVRRTGKSPGRVRSDLSENSRKREGSNKEGKWPPTSNELIENPLVSLECFIFL